A window from Penicillium oxalicum strain HP7-1 chromosome VIII, whole genome shotgun sequence encodes these proteins:
- a CDS encoding Isocitrate lyase: MAITITVEKDGFYEVNGTRQEPNVSLYVIPAASKLRRMLKDSKELIVCPGVYDGLSARIAMELGFKAMYMTGAGTTASRLGMADLGLAQLHDMRTNAEMIANLDPFGPPLIADMDTGYGGPLMVSKSVQQYIQAGVAGFHIEDQIQNKRCGHLAGKKVVSREEYMTRIRAAKLTKERLHSDIVLIARTDALQQHGYEECIERLKAARDLGADVGLLEGFTSKEQARQAVQDLAPWPLLLNMVENGATPIITTKEAQEMGFRIMIFSFASLAPAYLGIRASFQRLLTEGVVGTPEGLSPRKLFEVCGLSESIKVDTEAGGDGFANGV, from the exons ATGGCTATTACAATCACCGTTGAGAAGGATGGCTTCTACGAGGTCAACGGGACTCGCCAGGAGCCCAACGTCTCTCTCTATGTTATTCCAGCCGCATCTAAGCTGCGCCGCATGTTGAAAGACTCCAAGGAGCTGATTGTGTGCCCTGGAGTCTACGATGGCTTGTCTGCCCGAATTGCCATGGAGCTCGGCTTCAAGGCGATGTACATG ACCGGTGCCGGAACTACGGCGTCTCGGCTCGGCATGGCCGACCTCGGCCTGGCCCAGCTCCACGACATGCGCACCAACGCGGAGATGATTGCCAACCTTGATCCTTTCGGCCCCCCTCTCATCGCTGACATGGATACCGGATACGGAG GTCCTCTCATGGTCTCCAAGTCAGTCCAACAATACATTCAAGCCGGTGTTGCTGGTTTCCACATTGAAGATCAGATTCAAAACAAGCGCTGTGGCCATCTCGCGGGAAAGAAAGTTGTCAGCCGCGAAGAATACATGACCCGCATTCGCGCCGCCAAGTTGACCAAGGAGCGTCTCCACTCAGATATCGTTCTCATCGCCCGCACTGATGCTCTCCAGCAGCATGGCTACGAGGAGTGCATTGAGCGTCTGAAGGCTGCGCGGGATCTTGGTGCCGACGTTGGTCTCCTGGAAGGTTTCACATCCAAGGAACAGGCCCGTCAGGCTGTTCAGGATCTTGCTCCCTGGCCCCTTTTGCTCAACATGGTTGAGAATGGTGCTActcccatcatcaccactAAGGAGGCTCAGGAGATGGGTTTCCGGATCATGATCTTTTCCTTCGCTTCTCTTGCACCGGCTTATCTCGGCATTCGTGCGTCCTTCCAGCGCCTGTTGACTGAAGGTGTTGTCGGCACCCCCGAGGGTCTCTCTCCCCGCAAGTTGTTCGAGGTGTGCGGTTTGTCGGAATCTATCAAGGTGGATACCGAAGCTGGGGGCGACGGGTTCGCTAACGGAGTTTAA